In Paraburkholderia phenazinium, the following are encoded in one genomic region:
- a CDS encoding fimbrial protein encodes MNARTHSLTERVITDYFVFASLADEHVQWLTDTLVAAGAVEQATLDPSMLTQRIATLNPSLVFVDFSGGRAAAASAAASAARAAYPGLQIVAVGSLSEPEGALAALRVGVRDFIDLSAPAEDALRITRQVIDNLVEPVSRHGHVVVLLGARVGMGVSTLAANLSAMLHRRDASQGRQTALFDLGLPAGDGSLLLNTRSEFNFVEAVRNLRRFDQTFVHTALSHHASGLALTSLPPNLADMREVSYSSSISLFNRLRAFFDQQIVDLGGFSNSEFIAHVVQAADETWLLCDQGVASIVSAVGVLDALREEGVDVSQVRLLVNKFDPDLGLTAAQIAQRLDIPLLGTLPERRVPLGQAVNQGQLLIDASPRDPFVRALEPLVERLGGAASAAAQARGKSALGALKRFIPTSNKRS; translated from the coding sequence ATGAACGCGAGAACGCATTCATTGACTGAACGGGTGATCACCGACTACTTCGTGTTCGCGTCGCTGGCCGACGAACACGTCCAATGGCTGACCGATACCCTGGTGGCAGCCGGTGCGGTCGAACAGGCGACGCTCGATCCGTCGATGCTGACTCAGCGCATCGCGACGCTCAACCCGTCGCTGGTGTTTGTCGACTTTTCCGGCGGCCGCGCCGCGGCGGCGAGTGCCGCGGCGAGTGCGGCACGGGCCGCTTATCCGGGCCTGCAGATCGTCGCGGTCGGTTCGCTCTCCGAGCCGGAGGGTGCGCTCGCCGCGCTGCGCGTCGGCGTGCGCGATTTCATCGATTTGTCGGCGCCGGCGGAAGACGCGCTGCGCATCACCCGCCAGGTGATCGACAACCTGGTCGAGCCGGTCAGCCGGCACGGCCATGTGGTGGTGCTGCTCGGTGCGCGGGTGGGCATGGGCGTGAGCACGCTGGCCGCCAATCTGTCGGCCATGCTGCACCGGCGCGACGCGTCGCAAGGTCGGCAGACCGCGTTGTTCGACCTGGGCTTGCCGGCCGGCGACGGCTCACTGCTGCTCAACACACGCAGCGAATTCAACTTCGTCGAAGCCGTGCGCAATCTGCGCCGCTTCGACCAGACCTTCGTCCACACCGCGCTGTCGCATCATGCGAGCGGGCTCGCGCTCACGTCGCTGCCGCCGAATCTGGCCGACATGCGCGAGGTGTCCTACTCCAGTTCGATCAGCCTGTTCAACCGGCTGCGGGCGTTCTTCGACCAGCAGATCGTCGATCTGGGCGGCTTCAGCAACAGCGAGTTCATCGCGCATGTCGTGCAGGCCGCGGACGAAACCTGGCTGCTGTGCGATCAGGGCGTGGCGTCGATCGTCTCGGCGGTCGGCGTGCTCGACGCCTTGCGGGAAGAGGGCGTGGACGTGAGCCAGGTGCGCCTGCTGGTCAACAAGTTCGATCCGGATCTGGGTCTTACCGCTGCGCAGATCGCGCAACGCCTCGATATTCCATTGCTCGGCACCTTGCCCGAGCGGCGCGTGCCGCTCGGGCAGGCCGTCAATCAGGGGCAACTGCTGATCGACGCGTCGCCGCGCGACCCGTTCGTTCGTGCGCTCGAGCCGCTGGTCGAGCGGCTCGGCGGAGCGGCGAGCGCTGCGGCGCAGGCGCGCGGCAAGTCCGCGCTCGGTGCGCTCAAGCGCTTCATTCCAACCTCCAACAAGCGGTCATAG
- a CDS encoding CpaF family protein, whose protein sequence is MAKDIEFADDAPSFAHSQQFQDIKNAAHEHLLTRIEELGAEFGRWSRNAINQFVDLEMDSFVRLRRIPINESEVRLIAEALTKELAGFGPIEDLLNDAAVEDILINGYNDVYVSRHGILTKIPVRFADNAHLLRIVRRILAPIGRRLDESNPMVDARLPNGGRVNVVIEPLSIDGPIVSIRKFRKDPMRPEDLLGNGTYNAEIGALLEAAVAARCNVLVSGGTSSGKTSLLNALAFHIPEPERVVTIEDTAELSLNHPHVVRLESRPGGFDGAGVVTIRDLLRNTLRMRPDRIIVGEVRGGEVLEMLQAMNTGHDGSMGTVHASSPRECLYRLEMLAGFAGFQGTESSLRRQIANAIDFIVQIGRLSNGRRRILSITEVTGLSDNIIATQELYRYEPVLAQDGEEIDQWVSLGIHPHSPKLSRFRQALGGAPEQTGRFGGFGGGGFGGGFNV, encoded by the coding sequence ATGGCTAAAGACATCGAATTTGCCGACGACGCGCCTTCGTTCGCGCATAGCCAGCAGTTCCAGGACATCAAGAACGCGGCGCACGAACATCTGCTCACGCGTATCGAGGAACTCGGCGCGGAGTTCGGCCGCTGGTCGCGCAATGCGATCAACCAGTTCGTCGACCTGGAAATGGACAGCTTCGTGCGGCTGCGCCGGATTCCGATCAACGAGAGCGAGGTGCGGCTGATTGCCGAAGCGCTGACCAAGGAACTGGCGGGCTTCGGCCCGATCGAGGACCTGCTCAACGACGCGGCGGTCGAAGACATCCTGATCAACGGCTACAACGACGTTTACGTCTCGCGCCACGGCATTCTGACCAAGATCCCCGTGCGCTTCGCCGACAACGCGCATCTGCTGCGCATCGTGCGGCGCATTCTCGCGCCGATCGGCCGGCGCCTCGACGAATCGAATCCGATGGTCGACGCGCGGCTGCCGAACGGCGGCCGCGTCAACGTGGTGATCGAGCCGCTCTCGATCGACGGGCCGATCGTCTCGATCCGCAAATTCCGCAAGGACCCGATGCGTCCCGAGGATCTGCTCGGCAACGGCACCTACAACGCGGAGATCGGCGCGCTGCTCGAAGCGGCGGTGGCGGCACGCTGCAACGTGCTGGTGTCGGGCGGCACGAGTTCGGGCAAGACCTCGCTGCTCAATGCGCTGGCATTTCATATTCCCGAGCCCGAGCGGGTCGTGACGATCGAGGATACGGCCGAACTGTCGCTGAACCACCCGCACGTGGTGCGGCTCGAAAGCCGCCCGGGCGGATTCGACGGCGCGGGCGTGGTGACGATCCGCGACCTGCTGCGCAATACCTTGCGGATGCGTCCCGACCGCATCATCGTCGGCGAAGTGCGCGGCGGCGAGGTGCTGGAAATGCTGCAGGCCATGAACACGGGCCACGACGGTTCGATGGGCACGGTGCACGCCAGTTCGCCGCGCGAGTGTCTGTACCGGCTCGAAATGCTGGCGGGTTTCGCGGGCTTTCAGGGCACCGAATCGAGCCTGCGGAGACAGATCGCCAATGCGATCGACTTCATCGTGCAGATCGGCCGTCTCTCGAACGGGCGGCGGCGCATTCTGTCCATCACCGAAGTGACGGGCCTGTCCGACAACATCATCGCCACCCAGGAGCTGTATCGCTACGAGCCGGTGCTTGCTCAGGATGGCGAAGAAATCGACCAATGGGTCTCGCTCGGCATTCACCCGCATTCGCCCAAGCTTTCGCGCTTCAGGCAGGCACTTGGCGGCGCGCCGGAGCAGACCGGCCGGTTCGGCGGTTTTGGCGGTGGCGGGTTCGGCGGGGGCTTCAATGTCTAG
- a CDS encoding type II secretion system F family protein: MSSAIVLIAALAVLCAAGALLLLQRGAQREERASTERFIDSRMAPTMPGGVSAARTAPLRQATAAHGGMAPHAPEEGAGSRVQWTYLKARVGFAIDNTMSRAGIANARTPALIMLVATSVLCFWAVREGGVLAGAVTLLACLSFVFFLVSMRTQKRRQSIVRQLPSFLDGIVRLITLGNSVPAAFQGAMQTTDAPLRDCLDHVSRMLRTGVEIDRALSQAAVLYGARELELVGAVLRLSVKYGGRADVMLDRMASFMRDLEQAERELSAMSAETRLSAWILALLPVGIGGFLILTNPRYFGAMWFDPTGRELVYLAFGLQLVGAWLLYRLTRLRAT, translated from the coding sequence ATGTCTAGTGCGATCGTGCTCATCGCGGCGCTCGCGGTGCTGTGTGCGGCCGGCGCGCTGCTGTTGTTGCAGCGCGGGGCGCAACGCGAAGAGCGGGCGAGCACGGAGCGCTTTATCGACAGCCGGATGGCGCCGACCATGCCGGGCGGCGTCAGCGCGGCGCGCACCGCGCCGCTGCGGCAAGCCACGGCGGCGCATGGCGGCATGGCCCCGCACGCCCCTGAGGAGGGCGCCGGTTCGCGCGTGCAATGGACCTACCTGAAAGCGCGAGTGGGCTTTGCCATCGACAACACGATGAGTCGCGCCGGCATCGCGAACGCCCGCACGCCGGCGCTCATCATGCTGGTTGCCACCTCGGTGCTGTGCTTCTGGGCGGTTCGCGAGGGCGGGGTGCTGGCCGGGGCCGTGACGCTGCTCGCGTGCCTGAGTTTCGTCTTCTTCCTGGTGTCGATGCGCACGCAAAAGCGCCGCCAGTCGATCGTGCGGCAACTGCCGTCGTTTCTCGACGGCATCGTGCGGCTCATCACGTTGGGCAACAGCGTGCCGGCGGCATTCCAGGGGGCGATGCAAACCACCGACGCGCCGTTGCGCGACTGTCTCGATCATGTGTCGCGCATGCTGCGCACCGGCGTCGAGATCGACCGCGCGCTCTCGCAGGCGGCGGTGCTGTACGGCGCCCGCGAGCTCGAACTGGTCGGCGCGGTGTTGCGCCTGTCGGTGAAGTACGGCGGCCGCGCGGATGTGATGCTCGACCGCATGGCTTCGTTCATGCGCGATCTCGAACAGGCCGAGCGCGAACTGTCCGCGATGTCTGCGGAGACGCGCCTGTCGGCATGGATTCTGGCGCTGCTGCCGGTTGGTATCGGCGGTTTTCTGATCCTCACCAATCCACGCTACTTCGGCGCCATGTGGTTTGATCCGACCGGACGCGAACTCGTGTATCTCGCGTTCGGCTTGCAACTGGTCGGCGCCTGGTTGCTCTACCGCCTCACGCGGCTGAGGGCGACATGA
- a CDS encoding type II secretion system F family protein: MQADHVAAIALGLGALALLLIAGVLLARLAAARRSERTLAHALDERALQSAALAAASATARGTDAVPNAAARTTKAEHATGIKALVERFAHTGIRWLDTPFGRQLVADEDRRLLEQCGFVDTRTRGLFLIARVGLAAVLPLLAGTLAGGHVDGKRYVALVICAMIVGFMLPKFFIQRRAGARRRGVIEELPMLVDLLRLLQGVGLSLDQSLQVMVSDFRGVLPVLSSELEIAQRQFAAGRTREQSLQRLASSYDNEDMRAIVRLLVQVDRHGGAVQEPLKQFGDRLRETRRSMLRERVGRLAVKMTGVMILTLLPALLIVTAGPGVLAVTHSLNSMRR, from the coding sequence ATGCAAGCCGATCACGTTGCCGCCATCGCGCTGGGGCTCGGTGCGCTCGCCTTGCTGCTGATCGCCGGCGTGCTGCTGGCGCGGCTCGCCGCCGCGCGGCGCAGCGAGCGCACGCTGGCCCACGCACTCGATGAACGCGCGCTGCAAAGTGCTGCGCTCGCGGCCGCCAGTGCGACGGCGCGGGGGACGGACGCCGTCCCGAACGCGGCTGCCAGGACGACGAAGGCGGAGCACGCCACCGGTATCAAGGCCCTGGTGGAGCGCTTCGCGCACACCGGCATCCGCTGGCTCGATACGCCGTTCGGGCGCCAACTGGTCGCCGATGAAGACCGGCGCCTGCTCGAACAATGCGGCTTCGTCGACACTCGCACACGCGGACTGTTCCTGATCGCGCGGGTCGGCCTCGCGGCTGTCTTGCCGTTGCTCGCGGGCACGCTCGCAGGCGGGCATGTCGACGGCAAGCGCTATGTCGCGCTGGTGATCTGCGCGATGATCGTCGGCTTCATGCTGCCGAAATTCTTTATCCAGCGCCGCGCGGGTGCACGCCGGCGCGGGGTGATCGAAGAACTGCCGATGCTGGTCGACCTGTTGCGCCTGCTGCAAGGGGTGGGCCTGTCGCTCGACCAGAGCTTGCAGGTGATGGTGAGCGATTTCCGCGGCGTGCTGCCGGTGCTGTCGAGCGAGCTGGAAATCGCCCAGCGGCAGTTCGCGGCGGGCCGCACCCGCGAGCAGTCGCTGCAGCGGCTGGCCTCGAGCTATGACAACGAAGACATGCGCGCGATCGTGCGGCTGCTGGTGCAGGTGGACCGCCACGGCGGCGCGGTGCAGGAGCCGCTCAAGCAGTTCGGCGACCGCTTGCGCGAGACGCGGCGCTCGATGTTGCGCGAACGGGTCGGGCGACTCGCGGTGAAGATGACGGGCGTGATGATCCTGACGCTGCTGCCGGCGCTTCTGATCGTGACCGCGGGACCGGGCGTACTCGCGGTGACGCATTCGCTCAATTCAATGAGACGGTAA
- a CDS encoding tetratricopeptide repeat protein → MLMTYDLTLDGAAPAWQAASVRTARTACGARRARLVRRATAVLALALLGACASKESGYGVGPQAERAAEIQQAGRDPAPDTPDVYLDLIGRMQSEGLYYASLAHIDAFEKQYGVRPETILMRADALRMTDQPDAAADAYTKLLPTPLAARGYRGLGLIAGAAGDFPRAAQQLQEAARLAPTDAPTLSDLGYARLREGDVNGARVPLMKAAELDHNNPKIISNVALYLLADGDNVRAATLMDQQKFSPDVRAAIRRDAAKIAVAGMARPGVAQTQQDARNAPVASASAPGPAPRLLQRFSQ, encoded by the coding sequence ATGCTAATGACGTACGACCTAACCCTCGATGGCGCCGCTCCTGCATGGCAGGCGGCGTCGGTGCGTACAGCACGCACAGCGTGCGGGGCACGCAGGGCGCGGCTGGTCCGGCGCGCGACCGCCGTGCTGGCGCTCGCGTTGCTCGGCGCTTGCGCGTCGAAGGAGTCGGGATACGGCGTGGGGCCGCAGGCCGAACGCGCGGCCGAGATCCAGCAGGCGGGCCGCGACCCGGCGCCCGACACGCCGGATGTGTACCTCGACCTGATCGGACGGATGCAGTCGGAGGGGCTTTACTACGCCTCGCTTGCCCATATCGACGCCTTCGAGAAGCAGTATGGCGTGAGACCGGAGACGATCCTGATGCGCGCAGACGCGCTGCGTATGACCGATCAACCGGATGCAGCTGCGGATGCCTATACGAAACTGCTGCCCACGCCGCTCGCGGCGCGCGGTTATCGCGGACTGGGCTTGATCGCGGGCGCGGCGGGCGATTTTCCGCGGGCCGCCCAGCAGTTGCAGGAAGCGGCGCGGCTCGCGCCGACCGATGCGCCGACCCTGTCGGATCTCGGTTACGCGCGCCTGCGCGAGGGCGACGTGAACGGCGCGCGCGTGCCGCTCATGAAGGCCGCGGAACTCGATCACAACAATCCGAAGATCATCAGCAACGTCGCGCTGTATCTGCTCGCCGACGGCGACAACGTGCGGGCGGCGACGTTGATGGATCAGCAGAAATTCTCGCCGGACGTGCGCGCGGCGATCCGCCGCGACGCGGCCAAGATCGCGGTGGCCGGCATGGCGCGGCCGGGCGTGGCGCAAACGCAGCAGGATGCCCGTAACGCGCCGGTCGCGAGCGCGTCGGCGCCCGGACCAGCGCCGCGCCTGTTGCAGCGATTCTCACAATAG
- a CDS encoding DUF3613 domain-containing protein, translating into MTNQSINRSKGRLASLVLTLAALALAGGANVARAQNDASQPPVPNSEIDHATSQWLALQRSNAMAAPAQPMLGAEASLAYKRYLESFNSKIPDYYGSAIGQSSSGSSQGGTLPQN; encoded by the coding sequence ATGACAAACCAATCCATCAATCGAAGCAAGGGCCGTCTGGCGAGCCTCGTGCTGACCCTGGCCGCGCTTGCGCTGGCCGGTGGCGCGAACGTGGCCCGCGCGCAGAACGACGCCAGCCAACCGCCTGTGCCGAACAGCGAAATCGACCACGCGACGAGCCAGTGGCTCGCGCTTCAGCGCAGCAATGCAATGGCCGCACCGGCCCAGCCGATGCTGGGCGCGGAAGCAAGCCTCGCCTACAAGCGCTACCTGGAGTCGTTCAATTCGAAGATCCCCGATTACTACGGTTCCGCGATAGGGCAGTCGAGCAGCGGCAGTTCACAGGGCGGCACGCTGCCGCAGAATTGA
- a CDS encoding TadG family pilus assembly protein, producing the protein MSVSESSSSTIGRFAQRRRAGHVSVRRQRGVTAILAAVCIGLAIAALGVIDVGNYYFARREMQRTADLAAAAGAQTISNGGGCTSATNSANNNAVKGNGLSTGATVTVVCGRWDPTVNAGQSYFATSGAPMNAVQVTVSQTVPYFFAGPARVIQAVSTAQATNIRSFSVTPTVASLSGGLLNGLLNGLLPGANLNLSVASYQGLATTQIKLGDLAAALGVGSMSQLLGTQVSLAKLVSAMITAAGKSATVGVTAITDLGTIQAAIPSGLNVALGANSTTNGLLTVALDDPQAAVNATVNLLDTLLVAAEVAQGQSAVNLGTALNLSPLANVTAQVKIIEPPVIAVGEAGQNADGTWRTSAHSADVRLYLNINLLSINLGLATVTALNLPIYIEVGTGTAWLQSTQCTTSKATSQSVISAQPGLAYVCVGNDAISNFTNTTTTATCNQAALVTNATVGTYSLISIYAGNPTTNAGLSFKVQPPAATPLTFNGISGDSDDYQTANSNAVGSVAINLLTQINNSLLSSLYLTVGGVNPGPIVAALLQPLLTAVDTLLSPLLTALDGLLVPLLQLLGVQIGEVTVHDLGLACGQAQLVY; encoded by the coding sequence ATGTCGGTCTCCGAATCATCCTCCTCGACGATTGGGCGCTTCGCGCAGCGGCGCCGCGCGGGCCATGTGTCCGTGCGCCGCCAGCGCGGCGTGACCGCCATCCTGGCGGCGGTCTGCATTGGCCTTGCGATCGCGGCGCTGGGGGTGATCGACGTCGGCAACTACTATTTCGCGCGTCGCGAGATGCAGCGGACCGCCGATCTGGCGGCGGCGGCCGGCGCGCAGACCATCAGCAACGGCGGCGGTTGCACGTCGGCCACCAACTCGGCGAACAACAATGCCGTGAAAGGCAACGGTCTGTCGACCGGCGCTACCGTCACGGTGGTGTGCGGCCGCTGGGATCCGACGGTCAATGCCGGTCAATCGTATTTCGCGACCAGCGGTGCGCCGATGAATGCCGTGCAGGTCACGGTCAGCCAGACCGTGCCGTATTTTTTCGCCGGGCCGGCGCGGGTGATCCAGGCGGTGAGCACGGCGCAGGCGACCAACATTCGCTCGTTCTCGGTGACCCCAACCGTGGCGAGCTTGTCGGGCGGCCTCCTGAATGGCCTATTGAACGGTTTGCTGCCTGGCGCCAACCTGAATCTTAGTGTGGCGTCGTATCAAGGCCTGGCCACGACCCAGATCAAGCTGGGCGATCTGGCGGCCGCACTCGGCGTCGGATCGATGAGCCAGTTGCTCGGGACGCAAGTGTCGCTCGCGAAACTCGTGTCGGCGATGATTACCGCTGCGGGCAAGAGTGCGACGGTGGGGGTGACCGCGATTACCGATCTGGGCACGATCCAGGCCGCCATCCCATCCGGACTCAACGTCGCGCTAGGCGCGAATTCGACCACCAACGGTCTGTTGACGGTGGCGCTCGACGATCCACAGGCGGCGGTCAACGCCACCGTGAACCTGCTCGATACGTTGCTGGTGGCCGCTGAGGTCGCGCAGGGGCAATCCGCGGTCAACCTTGGCACTGCGCTCAATCTGAGCCCGCTTGCCAACGTGACGGCGCAGGTGAAGATCATTGAACCGCCGGTGATTGCGGTTGGCGAGGCAGGGCAGAACGCAGACGGCACGTGGCGCACCAGCGCGCACTCGGCAGACGTGCGGCTCTACCTGAACATCAATCTGCTCAGTATCAACCTGGGACTGGCTACGGTGACTGCGTTAAACCTGCCCATCTACATCGAAGTGGGAACGGGCACGGCGTGGCTGCAGAGCACGCAATGCACCACCAGCAAGGCCACGAGCCAGAGCGTGATCTCGGCGCAGCCTGGCCTCGCTTATGTTTGCGTCGGTAACGACGCGATCAGTAACTTTACCAATACTACGACGACAGCCACGTGCAATCAGGCGGCGTTGGTGACCAATGCCACGGTGGGGACGTATTCGTTGATCAGTATTTACGCCGGCAATCCCACCACCAATGCCGGGTTGTCCTTCAAGGTACAGCCTCCTGCGGCGACCCCATTGACGTTCAACGGTATCTCGGGCGATTCCGACGACTATCAGACCGCCAACTCGAACGCCGTGGGCTCGGTGGCGATCAACCTCCTGACGCAAATAAATAACAGCTTGCTTTCGTCGCTCTATCTCACCGTGGGCGGTGTGAATCCTGGCCCCATCGTCGCGGCGCTGCTACAGCCCTTGCTGACCGCGGTGGATACGTTGCTGAGTCCGCTACTGACTGCACTCGACGGACTGCTCGTGCCTTTACTCCAACTGCTGGGGGTCCAGATCGGCGAAGTCACGGTCCACGACCTCGGACTCGCCTGCGGTCAGGCCCAACTGGTTTACTGA
- a CDS encoding sigma 54-interacting transcriptional regulator yields MRTTAKIDELDIYVWEGKADIVDRVARCMASFDVEVIRADDIAISPERTALRPSLAIISVSVIDSGALILRDWQAAHGMPVVWVGAAPRDHDPAMYPSEYSHILPLDFTCAELRGMVTKLVLQIRAHTAQTLESSALVANSECMQALLHEVDTFADCDTSVLVHGETGVGKERIAQLLHEKHRRYGQGPFVPVNCGAIPDGLFESLFFGHSKGSFTGAVVAHKGYFEQADGGTLFLDEIGDLPLYQQVKLLRVLEDSAVTRIGSATPIKLDFRLVAATNKHLPQLVKDGTFRADLYYRLAVIELKIPSLEERGAVDKIAIFKAFIASVVGQERLETLPDIPYWLADAVADTYFPGNVRELRNLAERIGVTVRQIGAWDAARLQRLLALARSNQPVPAESAAEVLVDRSKWDMAERSRVLAALDANGWRRQDTAGTLGISRKVLWEKMRKYQIFDEEPETRESE; encoded by the coding sequence ATGAGAACCACCGCCAAAATCGACGAACTCGATATCTACGTTTGGGAAGGCAAGGCCGACATCGTCGACCGCGTCGCGCGCTGCATGGCGAGCTTCGACGTCGAGGTGATCCGCGCGGACGACATCGCGATTTCGCCCGAGCGCACCGCACTGCGGCCGTCGCTTGCGATCATCAGCGTTTCCGTGATCGATAGCGGCGCGCTGATCCTGCGCGACTGGCAGGCCGCGCACGGCATGCCGGTCGTGTGGGTCGGCGCCGCGCCGCGCGATCACGATCCCGCCATGTACCCGTCCGAGTATTCCCATATCCTGCCGCTCGACTTCACCTGCGCCGAACTGCGCGGGATGGTCACCAAGCTGGTGTTGCAAATCCGCGCGCACACGGCGCAGACGCTCGAGTCGAGCGCGCTGGTCGCCAACTCCGAATGCATGCAGGCGCTGCTGCACGAAGTCGACACGTTCGCCGACTGCGACACCAGCGTGCTCGTGCATGGCGAGACCGGTGTCGGCAAGGAGCGCATCGCTCAACTGCTGCACGAAAAGCACCGCCGCTACGGTCAGGGACCGTTCGTGCCGGTCAACTGCGGCGCGATTCCGGACGGCCTGTTCGAGTCGCTCTTTTTCGGCCACTCGAAAGGCTCGTTCACCGGGGCAGTGGTGGCCCACAAGGGCTATTTCGAGCAGGCCGACGGCGGCACGCTGTTCCTCGACGAAATCGGCGACCTGCCGCTCTACCAGCAGGTCAAACTGCTGCGTGTGCTGGAAGACAGCGCGGTGACGCGGATCGGCTCGGCGACGCCCATCAAGCTCGACTTCCGTCTGGTCGCCGCCACCAACAAGCACCTGCCGCAACTGGTCAAGGACGGCACGTTCCGCGCCGATCTTTACTACCGGCTTGCGGTGATCGAATTGAAAATCCCGTCGCTCGAAGAACGCGGCGCGGTCGACAAGATCGCCATCTTCAAGGCGTTCATCGCGTCGGTGGTCGGTCAGGAGCGGCTCGAGACCTTGCCCGACATCCCCTACTGGCTGGCCGACGCCGTCGCCGACACCTATTTCCCCGGCAACGTGCGCGAACTGCGCAACCTCGCCGAGCGGATCGGCGTGACGGTGCGGCAGATCGGCGCGTGGGACGCGGCGCGGCTGCAACGGCTGCTGGCGCTCGCGCGCAGCAATCAGCCGGTGCCCGCCGAGAGTGCGGCGGAGGTGCTGGTCGATCGCAGCAAATGGGACATGGCCGAACGCAGCCGCGTGCTCGCGGCACTCGACGCAAACGGTTGGCGCAGGCAGGATACCGCTGGTACGCTAGGCATCAGCCGGAAGGTGTTATGGGAGAAAATGCGTAAGTACCAAATTTTCGACGAAGAGCCCGAAACACGCGAAAGTGAGTAA
- a CDS encoding DUF2968 domain-containing protein → MDHKSKLRQIALGALVALGTVQGVYAQALTDSGASAAVVSQPGTTTALPATTQDQAGQSTALTPDEAKQSAAGNVAELQQMIRGSDLKELRTTYNGSYGASMLFYPKEMTYYVALFQQKTFWRVVKTEDETRAEMIYKDFVRQTMQLSDVEIRRTRLEAQKAFTERMIALSQDRANRLQADLDVAHQQQNIVNSQQQQTRAEATALAQQKTAAQAQLREAQRQVQELQRQLDSGLPTTQH, encoded by the coding sequence ATGGACCACAAGTCGAAACTTCGACAGATTGCCTTGGGCGCTTTGGTGGCGCTGGGGACCGTGCAGGGCGTTTATGCGCAGGCTCTGACGGATAGCGGGGCAAGCGCAGCCGTTGTTTCCCAGCCGGGTACGACGACAGCACTGCCGGCCACGACGCAGGACCAGGCGGGACAGTCGACGGCGCTCACGCCCGACGAGGCGAAGCAATCCGCCGCCGGCAACGTTGCGGAACTGCAGCAGATGATCCGGGGGTCGGATCTGAAGGAGCTGCGCACGACGTACAACGGTAGCTACGGCGCGAGCATGCTGTTCTACCCGAAGGAGATGACGTACTACGTCGCGCTGTTCCAGCAGAAGACCTTCTGGCGGGTCGTCAAGACCGAGGACGAAACGCGCGCTGAGATGATCTACAAGGACTTCGTCCGTCAGACCATGCAGTTGTCGGACGTCGAAATCCGCCGCACCCGCCTGGAGGCGCAAAAGGCCTTCACGGAGCGCATGATCGCCCTGTCGCAGGACCGTGCGAATCGTCTGCAGGCCGACCTCGACGTGGCCCATCAGCAACAGAACATCGTCAACAGCCAGCAGCAGCAGACGCGCGCGGAAGCCACGGCGCTTGCGCAGCAGAAGACTGCCGCTCAGGCCCAGTTGCGCGAAGCACAACGTCAGGTGCAGGAGCTGCAACGTCAGCTGGATAGCGGTCTGCCGACTACCCAGCACTAA